From one Lotus japonicus ecotype B-129 chromosome 3, LjGifu_v1.2 genomic stretch:
- the LOC130747318 gene encoding copper-transporting ATPase HMA4-like, which yields MPTTMICRGSMKPWSHQDEKIEANGINDLKNPLLQAPQDETVGTVTPQIKDIKGASYLRILESKVRSFNGINGIMASPTDERAATNHVPDFIVANKIKETIEDTCFGVDELKGQDISECRIKIKGMTCTSCSQSVEHALQMIDGVKKAVVGLALEEAKVLFDPNLVDTNKVIEAIEDAGFEADLINSRNDDMNKVHLKLEGVDSPEDVNVIISSLNSTVGVNHVDMDLTEHKVTINYDPDLTGPRSLIHCIKEASNFPNVYQATLYTPSGKREMDKVNEIRMYRNQVSFSCLFSVPVFILSMVLPMLPPYGNWLNYKIHNMLTLGLFLRWILSTPVQFIVGKRFYVGSYHALRRRSANMDVLVALGTSAAYFYSLYIVIKALASATFQGQDFFDTSSMLISFILLGKYLEIVAKGKTSAALEKLTQLVPDKAYLLAIDTDGNVLTEREIDTELIQKNDMIKIVPGAKIPVDGVVMKGKSYANESMITGEAKPVNKSPGDKVIGGTINENGCLLVKATHVGSDTALSQIVQLVEAAQLARAPVQKLADHISRVFVPIVVVASFITWLGWFIPGEAGFYPKSWIPEAMDAFEFALQFAISVLVVACPCALGLATPTAIMVASGVGASQGVLIKGGDAMEKAHKVKVVVFDKTGTLTIGKPVVVRAVLFSKISMEELCDMAIAVEANSEHPIAKAIVAHVKRLRRKFGACVEQVLEVKDFEVHLGAGVSGKANEKTVLVGNKRLMHACNVPISLEVERFISENEVLARTCVLVSIEGKISGGFSVTDPVKPEAQRVVSFLHSMNISTMIVTGDNWATANAVANEVGIDKVFAETDPPGKADIVKDLQMKGMSVAMVGDGINDSPSLAAADVGMAIGAGTDIAIEAADIVLVKSSLEDVITAIDLSRKTMSRIWLNYFWAFGYNILGLPIAAGVLYPFLRIRLPPWLAGACMAASSLSVVSSSLLLMLYKKPLHADTK from the exons ATGCCAACAACAATGATATGCAGAG GGTCAATGAAGCCTTGGTCTCATCAAGATGAAAAAATAGAGGCTAATGGGATCAATGATCTGAAGAATCCATTGTTGCAGGCTCCACAAGATGAAACAGTTGGTACAGTTACACCTCAAATAAAAGATATCAAGGGTGCATCCTACTTAAGAATTCTTGAGTCCAAAGTTAGAAGCTTTAATGGGATAAACGGCATCATGGCGTCTCCAACTGATGAAAGAGCTGCAACCAATCATGTCCCAGATTTCATTGTT gcaaacaaaataaaagaaaccaTAGAAGACACTTGTTTTGGAGTTGATGAGCTCAAGGGGCAAGACATATCAGAATGCCGAATCAAAATCAAGGGAATGACATGCACGAGTTGCTCTCAGTCTGTTGAGCATGCCCTTCAAATGATTGATGGAGTGAAAAAAGCAGTAGTAGGTCTAGCTTTAGAGGAAGCAAAAGTACTCTTCGATCCTAACCTCGTTGATACCAACAAAGTAATTGAAGCTATAGAAGATGCTGGATTTGAAGCAGATCTCATTAACTCCCGAAATGACGATATGAACAAAGTGCATCTGAAACTTGAAGGAGTAGATAGTCCAGAAGATGTAAATGTCATAATTTCTTCACTTAATTCAACTGTGGGTGTGAATCATGTTGACATGGATTTGACAGAACATAAAGTTACTATTAACTATGATCCAGACCTTACAGGTCCAAGATCTCTTATACATTGCATCAAGGAAGCTAGCAATTTCCCTAATGTGTATCAAGCAACATTGTATACTCCTTCAGGAAAGAGAGAAATGGACAAGGTGAATGAAATTCGGATGTACCGGAACCAAGTATCGTTCAGCTGCTTATTTTCTGTTCCTGTGTTCATACTTTCCATGGTTCTTCCCATGCTTCCTCCATACGGCAACTGGTTAAACTATAAGATTCACAATATGCTCACTCTTGGGTTGTTCTTAAGATGGATCCTCAGCACACCGGTTCAGTTCATTGTTGGCAAAAG GTTCTATGTAGGATCATATCATGCTCTAAGGAGAAGGTCTGCTAACATGGATGTGCTGGTTGCACTTGGAACTAGTGCTGCTTATTTTTACTCACTATACATTGTAATAAAAGCTCTGGCTTCAGCTACATTTCAGGGACAAGATTTCTTCGACACCAGTTCTATGCTTATATCATTTATTCTACTAGGGAAATATTTGGAGATTGTGGCTAAAGGTAAAACCTCAGCGGCTTTAGAAAAGCTCACACAACTTGTTCCTGATAAGGCTTATTTGTTAGCCATTGACACTGATGGAAATGTTCTCACGGAGAGAGAAATTGACACTGAACTCATACAAAAGAATGACATGATCAAGATTGTTCCGGGTGCCAAAATTCCTGTTGATGGTGTTGTAATGAAAGGGAAAAGCTATGCAAATGAAAGCATGATCACTGGGGAAGCAAAACCAGTTAATAAAAGTCCAGGAGACAAG GTTATCGGAGGGACCATCAATGAGAATGGCTGCTTACTGGTGAAGGCCACTCATGTTGGATCAGATACTGCACTTTCTCAAATTGTTCAACTAGTAGAAGCTGCTCAACTTGCTAGAGCACCAGTTCAAAAACTTGCTGATCATATTTCAAGGGTTTTTGTTCCAATA GTGGTTGTTGCATCATTCATAACTTGGCTGGGATGGTTTATTCCTGGAGAAGCTGGTTTTTACCCAAAATCTTGGATACCAGAAGCTATGGATGCATTTGAGTTTGCTCTGCAGTTTGCTATATCTGTGCTAGTTGTTGCCTGTCCATGTGCTTTAGGTCTTGCCACACCAACAGCAATCATGGTTGCTTCAGGAGTTGGTGCTTCTCAAGGTGTGCTCATCAAGGGTGGGGATGCAATGGAAAAGGCACACAAG GTAAAAGTTGTTGTCTTTGATAAGACAGGGACACTGACAATTGGGAAGCCAGTGGTCGTTAGAGCAGTTTTGTTTTCCAAAATTTCTATGGAGGAGTTATGTGACATGGCAATTGCTGTGGAG GCAAATAGTGAACATCCTATAGCAAAAGCTATTGTAGCACACGTTAAGAGGCTGCGCCGGAAATTCGGAGCCTGCGTTGAGCAAGTCCTAGAGGTGAAGGATTTTGAGGTACACTTGGGGGCAGGAGTAAGTGGAAAAGCTAATGAGAAAACAGTTTTGGTTGGAAACAAGAGACTCATGCATGCTTGTAATGTCCCAATAAGTCTTGAGGTTGAGAGGTTCATTTCTGAGAATGAAGTTCTGGCAAGAACATGTGTGTTAGTTTCAATTGAGGGAAAGATTTCAGGAGGATTCTCTGTAACTGATCCTGTAAAGCCAGAGGCACAGCGTGTTGTATCTTTTCTCCACTCCATGAACATCTCAACCATGATAGTGACTGGCGATAACTGGGCCACTGCAAATGCTGTTGCAAATGAAGTTGGTATTGATAAGGTCTTTGCTGAGACTGATCCTCCTGGAAAAGCTGACATAGTGAAAGACTTGCAG ATGAAAGGAATGAGTGTGGCAATGGTGGGGGATGGAATAAATGATTCCCCATCCTTAGCTGCTGCTGATGTTGGCATGGCTATTGGTGCTGGAACTGACATAGCAATAGAAGCAGCTGATATAGTTCTTGTTAAAAGCAGCTTGGAAGATGTGATTACAGCAATAGATCTTTCTAGAAAGACCATGTCTCGCATCTGGCTCAACTATTTCTGGGCTTTTGGTTACAACATTCTAGGCCTGCCCATTGCAGCTGGTGTCTTGTACCCCTTTTTAAGAATCAGGTTGCCTCCATGGCTTGCTGGTGCTTGCATGGCTGCTTCATCACTTAGTGTGGTTTCTTCATCCCTCTTGCTTATGTTGTATAAAAAACCTTTGCATGCGGATACTAAGTGA
- the LOC130745004 gene encoding uncharacterized protein LOC130745004: MYHGLSLASDRGARDVECHSNSLDVVSLVNSVPSSRRSYAALIWDIKDLLDREWRVEVYHTLREGNACANFLAKFGVGQDSQLVSIDSPLNGMSLLLLADVMGVASVRP, encoded by the coding sequence ATGTATCATGGCTTGAGTCTGGCCTCGGATAGGGGTGCGCGCGACGTTGAGTGTCATTCAAACTCTCTTGATGTTGTCTCTCTTGTGAACTCTGTTCCTTCCTCTAGACGCAGCTATGCTGCTTTGATTTGGGACATCAAGGACCTCCTGGATCGTGAATGGAGGGTGGAAGTTTATCATACGCTCAGGGAGGGTAATGCCTGTGCCAATTTCCTCGCAAAGTTTGGAGTTGGTCAGGATAGTCAACTAGTTTCTATTGATAGCCCGCTTAATGGGATGAGCTTGTTATTATTGGCAGATGTCATGGGTGTAGCATCTGTGAGGCCTtag
- the LOC130745005 gene encoding F-box protein SKIP23-like, with amino-acid sequence MQPPKSTAVDWSQLPTELLHLISERLDSPLYLLRFRSVCSTWRRSSSPAVTPLHHFPLIFPTLSDDPASTVFLSQRTVFLITPPPQQPTPTATPLLVQIGQDLSGGTRLFDPLSSHQHFPFSSPRVLDYYHHPVLDLGNVFILHHSIPPPDYRDSIYKRKVVAAIAGEASILLTIHDSGKLAFFRSGGDCWTLIPVKQHMPYDDVCVFKGRPCAVNSTGLTVAVGSGPYMEVIAEPVLGGDEKFLVESEGELLMVDKHISSTCYENDDFDDDGDDGIFVDRFEWSKPVKFDVYRLDEKEKMWVELESLGDRVLFLGHVCAFSASASDLGVRSGNCVVFADLTLKQGVGVFPLDVGWILLLSDIPDYSRLIDYSKL; translated from the coding sequence ATGCAGCCCCCAAAATCGACGGCGGTAGACTGGTCTCAACTGCCGACGGAGCTCCTCCATCTGATCTCAGAACGCCTCGACAGCCCGCTCTACCTCCTCCGCTTCCGCTCCGTCTGTTCCACATGGCGCCGCTCTTCCTCACCCGCCGTCACCCCCCTCCACCACTTTCCCCtcatcttcccaaccctctccGATGATCCCGCTTCCACCGTCTTCCTCTCCCAACGCACCGTCTTCCTCATCACCCCACCGCCACAACAACCAACCCCAACCGCAACCCCCTTGTTGGTCCAAATCGGCCAAGACCTAAGCGGCGGAACCCGCCTCTTCGACCCCCTCTCTTCCCACCAACATTTCCCGTTCTCTTCCCCGCGCGTGCTCGACTACTACCACCACCCTGTCCTTGACCTCGGAAACGTGTTCATCCTCCACCACTCCATTCCTCCTCCCGATTACCGCGACTCCATCTATAAGAGAAAGGTAGTAGCGGCGATTGCCGGAGAGGCTTCGATTTTGCTCACCATTCACGACTCCGGCAAGCTGGCGTTCTTCCGAAGCGGCGGCGACTGCTGGACACTCATCCCGGTAAAACAACACATGCCCTATGACGACGTTTGCGTCTTCAAAGGCCGCCCCTGCGCAGTGAACAGCACCGGTCTCACCGTCGCGGTTGGGTCTGGTCCGTACATGGAGGTAATCGCCGAGCCGGTGCTTGGCGGGGACGAGAAATTCTTGGTGGAGAGTGAAGGAGAGTTGTTGATGGTGGACAAACACATTTCCTCTACATGTTACGAGAATGATGattttgatgatgatggtgatgatgggaTTTTTGTTGATAGGTTTGAGTGGTCGAAACCGGTGAAATTCGACGTGTATAGACTTGATGAGAAGGAGAAGATGTGGGTGGAGTTGGAAAGTTTGGGGGACCGGGTTTTGTTCTTGGGGCATGTATGTGCCTTCTCTGCTTCAGCTTCGGATTTGGGTGTTCGCAGTGGAAACTGTGTTGTCTTTGCAGATTTAACCCTGAAACAAGGGGTGGGTGTTTTTCCTTTGGATGTAGGTTGGATTTTGCTTCTGTCTGATATTCCTGATTATTCCAGGTTGATTGATTATTCCAAGTTGTAG